From Micromonospora nigra, one genomic window encodes:
- a CDS encoding SDR family NAD(P)-dependent oxidoreductase, with translation MTNRVETYEKTFTGSESFIDQHRFAGIGVLPASVQVEMAVLAVLRRRALTPIELGDVAFVRPLIVDQDEQARVRLDVTVGDDTRFELSVASETGLRTISTGRGRLLRPDERTVTPLEVTCPTSVDPERLYRTWSQSGLEYGPQLRTVRTLAVGDGTAEAVLRAVAEPGPWYSHPFLVDGVFQVVSCALQDLRDGDGPYPMLPIGMARMRLLAELPPSVDEVTVRVHRTEVGNAYSVADAVLLGPAGEVVIEFTGIRMRRVPTSGQLPRLVTAIRWTSAPPAPPRPPARGTWVVLHHGHPDDVGGRTVRALRGEGARVVEVVAGPVDPPAGETADRRVVERPDDDWFRRLWSELADPVEGVVHLWNTGAAREEADELRAGLHTATAAIRTLAERHRRARFLVGTDNAQPVRDGDRPEPARAALWGLVRTAAIEYPGLRPRLVDLDSGSADALIAELGDGPVEVGYRHGVRHVPQRVPATGADGGRPAVRRGGRYLILGGHGGLGLAVAARFARDGAGLVALVSRSGGTGVAPDVLAAVEASGCTVVSYAVDVTAPESLAGVVRRIEREHGPLHGVVHAAGTLRDGLLRSATEEDLVGVLRPKVDGVRALAAAFDVRDLDFAVLFASVSGTFGNLGQGGYAAANAYLDAYAHAHGRPWISVDWGLWGEVGMGTAVAEQLRRRGVRPLGTVEALDALTAVLRHDLRQVVVAHPDVSATDAPPPTAGPATTRPERTGGSTPDGATGEVDADDRARRWVEDDLARFLAERLEIPDFDRDAPLSDYGMNSILSVELTEELSRRWNVTLPATLFLEYGDFAELAQALVDRYAVSVQPSAGQPAAQRNPAEPQPLGASPAASAGSAPTPPRASADTAAEPPQRSADRLDGEPAAGNPARTDIAVVAVSADLPGASDLDGFWEMLRAGRDAFTDVPADRWDVDALFEERGPDMTGTYCRTGAFVSDIDRFDPRFFGVSLREAEEMDPQQKLLLEHAWSVVDESGLAGRRDIGVFVGATYTHHRDAQGLDRISPHTALGSMNAVLANRISYALDLTGPSQTVDTLCSSALVAVQQAVLSLRAGQCGAAIVAACHVGLTPWYYRSLSQLGALSPTRPRPFDERADGFVPGEGAIAVMLRPLADAVRDGDRIWGVIRGAAVNHGGRGSALPVPRSEAQAAVVRAALADAGLSAADLSLVETHGTATRLGDPIEIAALTEVFGAAPDRTGPCYIGSVKANIGHLEPASGLAGLLKVLLCIRHREIPPLAGFEVPGSHVDLSTGRFVVPTEAHPWPSDGPRRAGISAFGMGGTNAHVVVEEYVAELSGGERSLDPSGEHLLVLSAHTPQALVRRAGDVERLIAGDRSLDPAVLCFAAAVGRRHLAHRLAVLGATADELGAGLRRALGHGGDLSGLVVRGATVLTDGAAPTASTDLVDLAFRHVGGGDVDWRKVHGAVRPPRLALPPYPFRTGAGTAPPTAAEPVGPRSEATDDRVVQAHRVFGEETVPAALVLDLALSRGTELESVTFTARGVGRHLLTVDPADAGPGRTVSIRHGERAIARLTLGTPVEPAERPDRQSVDELRARYPRQLDPAGLYAWFAAKGMDLDGPLRAVADIRFGPTGVLARIEHAEGEDLRVRAVAALDAALQSMAVLTMADPSASAQTYLPVSAGRVVRWADPAAAAFVHLHGVTQDGDGARRGTATLLSADGTVLVTLDEVAYRPVPAPVPPAGSPRPASRSRSETPPARVDGEDDVVALVRRVLRDPTVTATSRLSDLGMDSMLATEIAAAVAESFEVGLSPTDVLDARDCRSLAAVIGVDRRPGGPARNADAPEGEARSDGEPGPPDTPAHVGPTAEPESAPDSPVTAPVSPVTAATAIEQADPTDVGPGHDGDDIAIIGMACAVPGATDPNEFWSMLSQGTSGIGPAPEFRWGAGERPPGGFLDGVEEFDAQFFDFFPKQAEVLDPQARWLLRTTWEALESAGVPPLAAPRRTGVFVGASYQHYKDHNIEPELDAPSGLGNHNAFLANRVSYFLDLSGPSMTIDTLCSSSLVALHTAVRSLRNGECDQAVVAGVRLAMSPLHYHAMRSLRALSPTGASRAFDASADGFVPGEGVVTVVLKPLRDALRDGDRVRAVVKGSAVNHGGRTSGLTVPSSAAQAEVVGAALRDAGVDPVGIQMVEAHGTGTGLGDPIEVEGLSRAWRVFTDRVQFCGIGSLKSNVGHLEPAAGLAGVVKVVLALENGVIPPTLHVVRPNDHIRFEESPFFVVDRPVLWPRGGRVRRGAVSAFGMGGVNAHVVVEEAPVVGRAPVVGQDSFVVRVSAASEDAVRVLAGMYADRFARSRDDRETADLCHTANVGRSPLAFQTAVRGTTAGEIAQELRAVAAGHIPVAAAAADDDVTGLTADLGAAPLSQRHAAVVDAVRRGQRNIDWPALSAPGARITDLPTYPFARHRYWRDRTVPPTASTPPDAGRQEAYRTEWHADDLAPGVLEPGITVRVVAADRYRAAMVGALLAAGARVVADDSPAARLVVVDDPSGTDADLETFWARLRSLLTTLPAGARMVWATWSSAAVQPAERITLLPTAAARAAAVRAACAENRHPLAVLDLDPREPVAEHAARITAELAALQPDDDTVAAYRRGTRLVPVPAVAIPGAGPELSADGYYLVTGGLGAVGQRLAEHLVVCGARRIAVLGRSAAGADSPFLTRLGQQAEVAYLPCDVQDERSLADAVAHFGERWGRLRGVVHCAGGVNPFGAVKRRDWADAARVTGPKVAGSHHVLRVARGQGAEFVVLVSSIAGVLPDAGRGLVDYAMANAYQLALAEREDGADLTVTAHAWPNWLGVGMAADKSFSAAHSIGVDQALAVFAAHLRSGGSVVVPGGVAPAEPVPVVEPANSGGTDPTVAVGSRAAGPDVPVSRGRGNDVLAAAVRAAFMDVLGEAPDDRSLDEMGLDSLAIADLTSAIERRSGVTVDPSMLMRARTAADIAARLATVDTAPDQPATGVPTHRRSSEAGPPAPQPAPPSTEPVLTSLLRPLLAPASKQ, from the coding sequence GTGACGAACCGGGTCGAGACCTACGAGAAGACCTTCACTGGGAGCGAGTCCTTCATCGACCAGCACCGCTTCGCGGGGATCGGGGTGCTGCCCGCCTCGGTGCAGGTGGAGATGGCCGTCCTCGCGGTGCTGCGCCGTCGGGCGCTCACCCCGATCGAACTCGGCGACGTGGCCTTCGTCCGGCCGCTGATCGTCGACCAGGACGAGCAGGCGCGGGTACGGCTCGACGTGACCGTCGGCGACGACACCCGGTTCGAGCTGAGTGTCGCCTCCGAAACCGGACTGCGGACGATCTCCACCGGCCGGGGGCGACTGCTCCGGCCCGACGAGCGCACGGTGACCCCGCTCGAGGTCACCTGCCCGACGTCGGTCGACCCCGAGCGGCTCTACCGGACCTGGTCGCAGTCCGGGCTCGAGTACGGCCCGCAGCTGCGCACGGTGCGGACGCTCGCCGTCGGCGACGGGACCGCCGAGGCTGTCCTGCGGGCCGTCGCCGAGCCAGGGCCCTGGTACTCCCACCCGTTCCTGGTCGACGGCGTGTTCCAGGTGGTGAGCTGCGCACTTCAGGACCTGCGTGACGGCGACGGCCCGTACCCGATGCTGCCGATCGGGATGGCCCGGATGCGCCTGCTCGCCGAGCTGCCGCCGTCGGTCGACGAGGTGACGGTACGGGTCCACCGCACCGAGGTCGGCAACGCCTACTCCGTCGCCGACGCCGTGCTGCTCGGCCCGGCCGGCGAGGTCGTCATCGAGTTCACCGGAATCCGGATGCGGCGGGTCCCGACCAGCGGGCAACTGCCCCGGCTGGTGACCGCGATCCGGTGGACGTCGGCACCACCGGCCCCGCCGCGCCCGCCCGCCCGGGGCACCTGGGTCGTGCTGCACCACGGCCACCCCGACGACGTGGGCGGGCGGACCGTCCGGGCGTTGCGCGGCGAGGGCGCCCGGGTGGTCGAGGTGGTCGCCGGCCCGGTCGACCCACCGGCCGGCGAGACCGCCGACCGCCGGGTGGTCGAGCGTCCCGACGACGACTGGTTCCGCCGCCTCTGGTCGGAACTGGCCGACCCGGTCGAGGGCGTCGTGCACCTGTGGAACACCGGCGCGGCCCGGGAGGAGGCCGACGAACTGCGGGCCGGGCTGCACACCGCGACCGCGGCGATCCGTACCCTTGCCGAGCGGCACCGCCGGGCACGGTTCCTGGTCGGCACCGACAACGCCCAGCCGGTCCGCGACGGCGACCGACCGGAACCCGCGCGTGCGGCGCTGTGGGGTCTGGTGCGAACCGCCGCGATCGAGTACCCCGGGCTGCGTCCCCGCCTCGTCGACCTCGACTCCGGGTCGGCCGACGCCCTGATCGCCGAACTGGGCGACGGCCCGGTCGAGGTCGGCTACCGCCACGGCGTGCGGCACGTACCGCAGCGCGTACCGGCGACGGGGGCGGACGGCGGGCGACCCGCGGTCCGCCGGGGCGGCCGGTACCTGATCCTCGGCGGGCACGGCGGTCTCGGCCTGGCGGTCGCCGCCCGGTTCGCCCGGGACGGCGCCGGGCTGGTCGCGTTGGTCAGCCGCTCCGGCGGTACGGGAGTCGCCCCGGACGTCCTCGCCGCAGTGGAGGCGTCCGGCTGCACCGTGGTCTCGTACGCCGTGGACGTCACCGCCCCGGAGTCCCTGGCCGGGGTGGTCCGGCGGATCGAGCGTGAGCACGGCCCGCTGCACGGTGTGGTGCACGCGGCCGGCACCCTGCGCGACGGCCTGCTCCGCTCCGCCACCGAGGAGGACCTCGTCGGGGTGCTGCGGCCCAAGGTCGACGGGGTGCGCGCGCTGGCCGCCGCCTTCGACGTCCGTGACCTGGACTTCGCGGTCCTGTTCGCCTCGGTGTCCGGAACCTTCGGAAACCTCGGCCAGGGCGGCTACGCGGCGGCCAACGCCTACCTCGACGCGTACGCGCACGCCCACGGCCGGCCGTGGATCAGTGTCGACTGGGGACTGTGGGGCGAGGTCGGCATGGGCACCGCCGTCGCCGAGCAGCTCCGGCGACGCGGGGTCCGGCCGCTCGGCACCGTCGAGGCGCTCGACGCGCTGACCGCCGTGCTCCGGCACGACCTGCGGCAGGTGGTCGTCGCGCACCCCGACGTGTCGGCCACCGACGCTCCGCCCCCGACCGCAGGCCCCGCGACGACCCGCCCGGAGCGGACCGGCGGGTCCACTCCCGACGGGGCCACCGGAGAGGTCGACGCCGACGACCGGGCCCGACGGTGGGTCGAGGACGACCTGGCCCGGTTCCTCGCGGAACGGCTGGAGATCCCCGACTTCGACCGGGACGCGCCGCTGAGCGACTACGGCATGAACTCCATCCTCAGCGTCGAGCTGACGGAGGAGTTGTCCCGCCGGTGGAACGTGACTCTCCCCGCCACTCTCTTCCTGGAGTACGGCGACTTCGCCGAACTGGCCCAGGCGCTCGTCGACCGGTACGCCGTGTCCGTCCAGCCCTCCGCCGGGCAGCCCGCGGCGCAGCGGAACCCGGCGGAGCCGCAACCGCTGGGGGCGTCCCCGGCGGCGTCCGCCGGGTCCGCGCCGACGCCACCGCGGGCGTCGGCCGACACCGCCGCCGAACCGCCGCAACGGTCCGCCGACCGACTCGACGGTGAGCCGGCGGCCGGGAACCCGGCACGTACCGACATCGCGGTGGTGGCGGTCTCCGCGGACCTGCCCGGCGCGTCCGACCTGGACGGGTTCTGGGAGATGCTGCGCGCCGGACGCGACGCCTTCACCGACGTGCCCGCCGACCGGTGGGACGTCGACGCCCTCTTCGAGGAACGCGGCCCCGACATGACCGGCACCTACTGCCGGACGGGTGCCTTCGTCTCCGACATCGACCGCTTCGACCCGAGGTTCTTCGGCGTCTCCCTCCGCGAGGCCGAGGAGATGGACCCTCAGCAGAAGCTGCTGCTGGAGCACGCCTGGTCGGTGGTCGACGAGAGTGGCCTGGCCGGCCGGCGGGACATCGGCGTCTTCGTCGGCGCGACCTACACCCACCACCGCGACGCCCAGGGCTTGGACCGGATCAGCCCTCACACCGCGCTCGGTTCGATGAACGCGGTGCTGGCCAACCGGATCTCCTACGCCCTCGACCTGACCGGGCCGTCGCAGACCGTGGACACCCTCTGCTCGTCCGCCCTGGTGGCCGTGCAGCAGGCGGTCCTGAGCCTGCGCGCCGGGCAGTGCGGTGCCGCCATCGTCGCCGCCTGCCACGTCGGTCTGACCCCCTGGTACTACCGGAGCCTGAGCCAGCTCGGCGCGCTGTCACCGACCAGGCCACGACCGTTCGACGAGCGCGCCGACGGCTTCGTCCCCGGCGAGGGCGCGATCGCGGTCATGCTGCGACCGCTCGCCGACGCGGTGCGCGACGGCGACCGGATCTGGGGGGTGATCCGGGGCGCGGCGGTGAACCACGGCGGCCGGGGCAGCGCCCTGCCGGTGCCGCGCAGCGAGGCCCAGGCCGCGGTGGTCCGCGCCGCGCTGGCCGACGCCGGTCTCTCGGCGGCGGACCTGTCGCTGGTCGAGACGCACGGCACCGCGACCCGGCTGGGTGACCCGATCGAGATCGCCGCGCTGACCGAGGTGTTCGGTGCCGCACCTGACCGGACCGGTCCGTGCTACATCGGTTCGGTCAAGGCGAACATCGGGCACCTGGAACCGGCGAGCGGTCTGGCGGGCCTGCTGAAGGTCCTGCTGTGCATCCGGCACCGGGAGATCCCGCCGCTGGCCGGGTTCGAGGTACCGGGGTCGCACGTCGACCTCTCCACGGGCCGGTTCGTCGTTCCCACCGAGGCGCACCCGTGGCCGTCCGACGGTCCACGCCGCGCCGGCATCAGCGCCTTCGGCATGGGTGGCACCAACGCCCACGTCGTGGTGGAGGAGTACGTCGCCGAGCTGTCCGGGGGCGAACGGTCCCTCGACCCGTCCGGCGAGCACCTGCTCGTCCTGTCCGCGCACACCCCGCAGGCCCTGGTGCGTCGGGCCGGTGACGTCGAGCGGTTGATCGCCGGGGACCGGTCCCTGGATCCGGCGGTGCTGTGTTTCGCCGCCGCCGTGGGCCGTCGTCACCTGGCGCACCGGCTCGCCGTCCTCGGCGCCACGGCCGACGAGCTCGGCGCCGGCCTGCGTCGGGCGCTGGGCCACGGCGGCGACCTGTCCGGCCTGGTGGTCCGTGGCGCGACCGTGCTGACCGACGGAGCCGCCCCGACCGCTTCGACCGACCTCGTCGACCTGGCCTTCCGCCATGTCGGCGGCGGCGACGTCGACTGGCGGAAGGTGCACGGTGCCGTGCGTCCGCCGCGGCTGGCCCTACCGCCGTACCCTTTCCGGACGGGGGCGGGTACGGCCCCGCCGACAGCGGCAGAGCCGGTCGGGCCCCGCTCGGAGGCCACCGACGACCGGGTCGTCCAGGCGCACCGCGTCTTCGGCGAGGAGACCGTGCCGGCCGCGCTGGTGCTGGACCTCGCCCTGTCCCGCGGCACCGAACTGGAGTCGGTCACCTTCACCGCCCGGGGTGTCGGCCGGCACCTGCTCACCGTCGACCCGGCCGACGCCGGGCCGGGCCGGACCGTGAGCATCCGGCACGGTGAGCGGGCCATCGCCCGGCTGACCCTCGGTACCCCGGTCGAGCCCGCCGAGCGGCCCGACCGGCAGTCGGTCGACGAACTGCGCGCCCGCTACCCGCGGCAGCTCGACCCGGCCGGGCTGTACGCGTGGTTCGCCGCGAAGGGCATGGACCTGGACGGTCCGCTGCGCGCCGTCGCCGACATCCGGTTCGGCCCGACGGGTGTCCTCGCCCGGATCGAGCACGCCGAGGGGGAGGACCTCCGGGTGCGTGCGGTGGCCGCGCTGGACGCCGCGTTGCAGAGCATGGCGGTGTTGACCATGGCCGACCCGTCGGCGTCCGCCCAGACCTACCTGCCGGTGTCGGCCGGTCGTGTCGTCCGTTGGGCCGATCCCGCCGCCGCAGCCTTCGTGCACCTGCACGGGGTCACGCAGGACGGTGACGGTGCCCGGCGGGGCACGGCGACGCTGCTGAGCGCCGACGGTACGGTCCTGGTCACCCTCGACGAGGTGGCGTACCGGCCGGTGCCGGCGCCCGTACCGCCGGCCGGGTCGCCGCGCCCGGCGTCCCGTTCCCGCTCCGAGACGCCGCCTGCCCGGGTGGACGGCGAGGACGACGTCGTCGCCCTGGTACGTCGGGTGCTGCGCGATCCCACGGTCACCGCCACCAGCCGGCTCTCCGACCTCGGCATGGACTCGATGCTGGCCACCGAGATCGCCGCCGCCGTCGCCGAGTCGTTCGAGGTGGGACTGAGCCCCACCGACGTCCTGGACGCCCGGGACTGCCGGTCCCTGGCCGCCGTGATCGGGGTCGACCGCCGGCCCGGCGGTCCGGCCCGGAACGCCGACGCACCGGAGGGGGAGGCCCGTTCGGACGGGGAGCCGGGACCGCCCGACACCCCGGCGCACGTCGGGCCCACGGCCGAGCCGGAGTCCGCACCGGACAGTCCGGTCACCGCGCCGGTCAGTCCGGTCACCGCGGCAACGGCGATCGAGCAGGCCGACCCGACCGATGTGGGCCCCGGGCACGACGGGGACGACATCGCGATCATCGGAATGGCCTGCGCGGTACCCGGAGCGACGGATCCGAACGAGTTCTGGTCGATGTTGTCGCAGGGCACGAGTGGCATCGGCCCGGCGCCCGAGTTCCGGTGGGGCGCCGGGGAACGTCCACCCGGCGGGTTCCTCGACGGCGTCGAGGAGTTCGACGCCCAGTTCTTCGACTTCTTCCCCAAGCAGGCGGAGGTGTTGGACCCGCAGGCCCGCTGGCTGCTCCGCACCACCTGGGAGGCGCTGGAGTCGGCCGGCGTGCCGCCGCTGGCGGCCCCCCGCCGAACGGGTGTCTTCGTCGGCGCGAGCTACCAGCACTACAAGGACCACAACATCGAGCCGGAGCTGGACGCGCCGAGCGGTCTGGGCAACCACAACGCTTTCCTCGCCAACCGGGTGAGCTACTTCCTGGATCTGTCGGGGCCGAGCATGACCATCGACACGCTGTGTTCGTCGTCGTTGGTGGCCCTGCACACGGCTGTGCGGAGCCTGCGCAACGGCGAGTGCGACCAGGCTGTCGTCGCCGGCGTACGACTGGCGATGTCGCCTCTGCACTACCACGCGATGCGGAGCCTGCGCGCGTTGTCCCCCACTGGTGCGTCGCGGGCGTTCGATGCGTCGGCGGATGGGTTCGTGCCGGGTGAGGGTGTGGTGACGGTGGTGTTGAAGCCGTTGCGGGATGCGTTGCGTGATGGTGATCGGGTTCGGGCGGTGGTGAAGGGTTCGGCGGTTAATCACGGGGGTCGGACGAGTGGTTTGACGGTTCCTAGTTCTGCGGCGCAGGCGGAGGTTGTGGGTGCGGCGTTGCGGGATGCGGGTGTGGATCCGGTGGGGATTCAGATGGTGGAGGCGCATGGGACGGGGACGGGTTTGGGGGATCCGATTGAGGTGGAGGGGTTGTCTCGGGCGTGGCGGGTGTTCACGGATCGGGTGCAGTTTTGTGGGATTGGTTCGTTGAAGTCGAATGTGGGTCATTTGGAGCCGGCTGCGGGTTTGGCTGGTGTGGTGAAGGTGGTGTTGGCGTTGGAGAACGGGGTGATTCCTCCGACGTTGCATGTGGTGCGGCCGAATGATCATATTCGGTTTGAGGAGTCGCCGTTCTTTGTGGTGGATCGGCCGGTGTTGTGGCCTCGGGGTGGGCGGGTTCGTCGGGGTGCGGTGTCGGCGTTTGGTATGGGTGGGGTTAATGCCCATGTGGTGGTGGAGGAGGCGCCGGTGGTGGGGCGGGCGCCGGTGGTGGGGCAGGACAGTTTTGTGGTGCGGGTGTCCGCGGCGTCGGAGGATGCGGTGCGGGTGTTGGCCGGGATGTACGCCGACCGGTTCGCCCGGTCGCGGGACGACCGGGAGACCGCGGACCTCTGCCACACCGCCAACGTCGGTCGCTCCCCACTCGCCTTCCAGACGGCCGTGCGGGGCACCACGGCCGGGGAGATCGCGCAGGAGCTGCGCGCCGTCGCCGCCGGGCACATTCCGGTCGCCGCCGCCGCCGCCGACGACGACGTCACGGGGCTGACCGCCGACCTCGGCGCGGCCCCACTGTCGCAGCGGCACGCCGCAGTCGTCGACGCGGTACGCCGGGGCCAGCGGAACATCGACTGGCCAGCCCTGTCCGCACCCGGCGCACGGATCACCGATCTACCCACCTACCCGTTCGCCCGTCACCGTTACTGGCGGGACCGGACGGTGCCCCCGACCGCCTCGACGCCGCCCGACGCCGGGCGCCAGGAGGCGTACCGCACCGAGTGGCACGCCGACGACCTGGCACCCGGCGTGCTGGAACCCGGCATCACCGTGCGGGTCGTCGCCGCCGACCGGTACCGCGCCGCCATGGTGGGCGCCCTCCTCGCGGCCGGCGCCAGGGTGGTCGCCGACGACAGTCCCGCCGCCCGCCTCGTGGTCGTCGACGACCCGTCCGGCACCGACGCGGACCTGGAGACCTTCTGGGCGCGGCTGCGGTCACTCCTGACCACCCTGCCGGCCGGTGCCAGGATGGTCTGGGCCACCTGGTCCAGCGCCGCCGTCCAGCCCGCCGAACGGATCACCCTGCTGCCGACCGCGGCGGCCAGAGCGGCCGCCGTACGGGCCGCCTGCGCGGAGAACCGGCATCCCCTCGCGGTCCTCGACCTGGACCCGCGGGAGCCGGTCGCCGAGCACGCCGCGCGGATCACCGCCGAACTGGCCGCGCTGCAACCCGACGACGACACGGTCGCCGCCTACCGCCGGGGTACCCGGCTCGTCCCGGTGCCGGCCGTGGCCATCCCGGGCGCCGGGCCCGAACTCTCCGCCGACGGCTACTACCTGGTCACCGGAGGACTGGGCGCGGTCGGTCAACGGCTGGCCGAACACCTGGTGGTGTGTGGGGCCCGCCGGATCGCCGTCCTCGGTCGCTCCGCCGCCGGCGCGGACTCGCCGTTCCTGACGCGGCTGGGCCAGCAGGCCGAGGTGGCGTACCTGCCCTGCGACGTCCAGGACGAGCGGTCCCTGGCCGACGCGGTCGCCCACTTCGGTGAGCGCTGGGGCCGACTGAGGGGAGTCGTGCACTGCGCAGGAGGGGTCAACCCCTTCGGGGCGGTGAAGCGACGGGACTGGGCCGACGCCGCGCGCGTCACGGGCCCCAAGGTCGCCGGCTCGCACCACGTGCTGCGGGTGGCCAGGGGGCAGGGCGCCGAGTTCGTCGTACTCGTCTCCTCCATCGCCGGCGTCCTGCCCGACGCCGGCCGGGGGCTGGTGGACTACGCGATGGCCAACGCCTACCAGCTCGCCCTCGCCGAACGGGAGGACGGCGCCGACCTGACCGTCACCGCGCACGCCTGGCCCAACTGGCTGGGTGTGGGCATGGCGGCGGACAAGTCCTTCTCCGCCGCCCACTCGATCGGCGTCGACCAGGCGCTGGCCGTCTTCGCCGCACACCTGCGCTCCGGCGGGAGCGTGGTCGTCCCCGGCGGCGTCGCACCGGCCGAACCCGTGCCGGTGGTCGAGCCGGCCAACTCCGGTGGCACGGACCCGACCGTCGCGGTCGGTTCCCGCGCCGCCGGCCCGGACGTGCCGGTGTCGCGGGGACGGGGCAACGACGTGCTGGCCGCCGCCGTCCGGGCCGCCTTCATGGACGTGCTCGGCGAGGCACCGGATGACCGCAGCCTGGACGAGATGGGCCTGGACTCCCTGGCGATCGCCGACCTGACCAGCGCGATCGAGCGGCGCAGCGGCGTGACGGTCGACCCGTCGATGCTGATGCGGGCCCGTACGGCGGCCGACATCGCCGCCCGCCTCGCCACCGTTGACACCGCCCCGGACCAGCCCGCCACCGGCGTCCCGACCCACCGGCGGTCGTCGGAGGCCGGGCCGCCGGCACCGCAGCCGGCTCCGCCCTCGACCGAGCCGGTACTGACCTCGCTACTGCGACCCCTGCTGGCCCCGGCCAGCAAGCAGTGA